The following are encoded in a window of Silene latifolia isolate original U9 population unplaced genomic scaffold, ASM4854445v1 scaffold_177, whole genome shotgun sequence genomic DNA:
- the LOC141638096 gene encoding aspartic proteinase nepenthesin-1-like translates to MVPIDSPDLRILPKHFTSKERQHFLRNISLSRAFYANKRNTNLGLNSISSPLSNIQKSYFVTQLTFGNHQPPFSAIVILDTSADLTWVQCANCNPCFNLKNPLPVDESSSYALMGPSDKRCVPKATYNGSCGFESSFGSGYTQGYMGTDNFLFNDSSGYFPNVGFGCGVNNTNFNFDFDSENVIAGIHGLGIGPRSMITQLDVDIKGRFTYCIKRGNGTSTILFGDDAQIKGDDARIVQRIAMKPESRYHLHLVAISVEKERLSIDPSVFTLDDKDFTSGFFIDPSAPFTVLTYTAYIALKSTLLRYFATMYQWEPLASDANIFDLCYSDVPNPSLGQIYPTITFTFVKSPGGRAGEVNLVFDPKHVFGNFGIDKGFCLQMLPTSDSKDGPSILGAFQQFNIQFLFDINNRLLSFVPKDC, encoded by the coding sequence ATGGTTCCGATAGACTCCCCTGATTTACGAATATTGCCTAAACATTTCACCTCGAAAGAGCGACAACATTTTCTTCGTAACATCTCATTATCTCGAGCATTTTATGCCAACAAAAGAAATACAAATTTGGGTCTCAATTCAATAAGTTCGCCTCTTTCCAATATTCAAAAAAGTTATTTTGTTACGCAATTAACCTTTGGAAATCATCAACCTCCTTTCTCCGCCATTGTCATTCTTGACACCTCCGCTGATCTAACTTGGGTTCAATGTGCCAATTGTAATCCATGCTTCAACTTAAAAAATCCACTTCCAGTCGATGAATCGAGTTCATACGCCCTTATGGGCCCATCTGATAAGAGATGTGTCCCAAAAGCCACTTACAACGGAAGTTGTGGATTCGAGTCTTCATTTGGATCAGGTTATACTCAAGGTTACATGGGCACGGACAATTTTCTTTTCAACGACTCATCCGGATATTTCCCTAATGTCGGATTTGGATGTGGGGTGAACAACACTAACTTTAACTTTGACTTTGACTCCGAAAACGTAATAGCCGGTATCCACGGACTTGGAATTGGTCCAAGATCAATGATAACCCAATTAGATGTCGACATTAAAGGCCGATTCACATATTGCATTAAACGTGGCAATGGCACTAGCACAATATTGTTCGGAGACGACGCCCAAATAAAAGGAGACGACGCACGAATAGTGCAAAGAATTGCCATGAAACCGGAATCCCGTTACCATTTACACTTGGTCGCTATTTCAGTCGAAAAAGAAAGGCTAAGTATCGACCCATCCGTTTTCACGTTAGATGACAAAGATTTCACAAGCGGGTTTTTTATCGACCCAAGTGCACCATTTACGGTACTAACATATACGGCATATATAGCCCTAAAGTCAACATTATTAAGGTATTTTGCAACAATGTACCAGTGGGAGCCATTAGCTTCAGATGCCAACATATTTGACCTTTGTTACTCCGATGTGCCTAACCCTTCCCTTGGTCAAATTTACCCAACTATTACTTTTACTTTTGTCAAGTCACCAGGAGGTCGTGCTGGAGAAGTTAACCTAGTTTTTGACCCCAAACATGTGTTTGGTAATTTTGGGATAGATAAAGGGTTTTGTTTGCAGATGTTACCTACCTCAGATTCAAAGGATGGTCCTTCAATCTTAGGGGCATTTCAACAGTTCAATATCCAGTTTCTCTTTGATATTAATAATAGGCTGTTATCTTTTGTGCCTAAAGATTGTTAG